The Morganella morganii sequence GCTGTGGCGGGGTTGTTTATTTCCGGTTATATCTGCCATTGATGTCACTCCGTGTCCGTTAATTAACCGCGCTGATACGCCATTATTTTGTCTGACAGTGTGTCGCGGTGATGAATAAACGCCGGATCCGATTTAATCTCACGGATACGCCGTCCCTGCGACCATTGTTTATAAAACGGGGGTTCTTCTCCGGATATTATCCGGCCGGGATACGGCGCCATTAATATCAGCTTTGTGGCCATTAACAGTGCCTCTTCAATATCATGAGTAATAATAAAAAAGGCACTCTGCTGTTTTTGCCACAGCGTCAGAATTAAGGATTGCATCTGTTCTCTGTTGGCGGCATCGAGTGCGCCGAAGGGTTCATCCATCAGAATAAAATCAGACTTTACAGCCAGTGCCCGTGCAATACCGACCCGCTGACGCATACCGCCGGAGAGTGACCAGATATTGTCGGTAATAGCATGCAGTAATCCGACTTTTTGCAGGTTTTCTTCGACAATCGCTTTTTCTTCCTGCTTACCGAGCTTTTTAATTTTCAGTCCCAGTGCGACATTTTCATAGACATTCAGCCAGGGCATCAGTGCGTCATTCTGAAATACCACGGCTCTGTCAGAGGCGGGATGCTGAATGTCGTTTCCGTTCCGCGTTATTTTTCCGCCGGAGGGCGTTAAAAACCCGGCAACAATATTCAGCAGCGATGTTTTTCCGCAGCCGGAAGCGCCGAGAATAACGGTAATACCGTTATCCGGAATGGTTAAATTA is a genomic window containing:
- a CDS encoding taurine ABC transporter ATP-binding protein; this translates as MADIVLENIDLVYHGQPQTTLSGINLTIPDNGITVILGASGCGKTSLLNIVAGFLTPSGGKITRNGNDIQHPASDRAVVFQNDALMPWLNVYENVALGLKIKKLGKQEEKAIVEENLQKVGLLHAITDNIWSLSGGMRQRVGIARALAVKSDFILMDEPFGALDAANREQMQSLILTLWQKQQSAFFIITHDIEEALLMATKLILMAPYPGRIISGEEPPFYKQWSQGRRIREIKSDPAFIHHRDTLSDKIMAYQRG